One Cryptomeria japonica chromosome 9, Sugi_1.0, whole genome shotgun sequence genomic window carries:
- the LOC131858288 gene encoding uncharacterized protein LOC131858288, which produces MAEALGRSIYRARENSQVSGIRITSNLDSLTHQQFVDDTMLYGLSNLGEARAFKQILDSYSMASRQEINPAKSEVFFFNTKLSIQKEICGILNFNLANLPCKYLGLPSDKGSGSSNMWDGVVEKIKSRVAILKGKWLSFAGKATLVKSVLVVVPIYQLSCFNLPQSKKEILNRHLRSFFWQGAEEKKRISLMAWDKICRPKSARGIGIKDIKV; this is translated from the coding sequence atggctgaagcTCTGGGGAGATCGATTTATAGGGCTAGGGAGAATAGTCAGGTATCGGGTATTAGAATCACTAGCAACCTTGACTCTTTAAcacatcagcaatttgtggatgacactatgcTATATGGGCTTAGCAATCTAGGTGAGGCTCGGGCTTTTAAGCAAATCTTGGACTCTTACTCAATGGCTTCACGTCAGGAAATCAATCCAGCTAAATCGGAAGTCTTCTTTTTTAACACTAAGTTAAGTATACAAAAAGAAATTTGTGGTATTCTGAATTTCAATCTAGCAAACCTTCCCTGTAAGTACCTGGGCTTGCCTTCGGATAAGGGTTCTGGGTCATCTAATATGTGGGATGGAGTTGTAGAAAAGATTAAAAGTAGGGTAGCAATCTTGAAGGGTAAGTGGCTATCCTTTGCAGGCAAAGCTACTCTGGTCAAATCGGTTCTGGTTGTTGTGCCTATCTACCAGCTTTCATGTTTCAACCTGCCCCAGTCCAAGAAGGAAATACTAAACAGACATCTAAgatctttcttttggcaaggggcGGAAGAGAAGAAACGTATCTCCCTAATGGCTTGGGACAAGATTTGTAGGCCTAAATCGGCAAGAGGTATTGGGATTAAGGACATTAAGGTCTAG